A single genomic interval of Ovis aries strain OAR_USU_Benz2616 breed Rambouillet chromosome 9, ARS-UI_Ramb_v3.0, whole genome shotgun sequence harbors:
- the TIGD5 gene encoding tigger transposable element-derived protein 5 codes for MYSAGPPAVPASRRGRRPPPGCPMQPPRPPAPAPVPAARPPPPAPGPRPRVAVKMAFRKAYSIKDKLQAIERVKGGERQASVCRDFGVPGGTLRGWLKDEPKLRWFLEQLGGEVGTQRKKMRLANEEEIDRAVYSWFLALRQHGVPLSGPLIQAQAEAFARQIYGPECTFKASHGWFWRWQKRHGISSQRIYGEAEPAAAGPAPGPPVKQEPGQPTRAGPLPDRAASTPVPAEGGYGDEQIYNANVTGLYWKLLPEQAAPVGAGGCGRRWRGDRVTVLLAANLTGSHKLKPLVIGQLPDPPSLRHHNQDKFPASYRYSPDAWLSRPLLRGWFFEEFVPGVRRYLRRSCLQQKAVLLVAHPPCPSSDARMPALEGSEETRRRCRPEPTGPPEELQTPDGAVRVLFLCRGSGRAHIPAPLEQGVVAAFKQLYKRELLRLAVSCAGGSPLDFMRSFMLKDMLYLAGLSWDLVQAGSIERCWLLGLRAAFEPRPVEERTGQPAGQAEEAAERSRVLSDLTHLAALAYKRLAPEEVAEWLHLDDDGGLPDDGREDWGPSRPPVLVPGGPLLPTSLPSVAGEEEEEEAIPTAGEAVRGLETALRWLETQDPREVGPLKLVQLRSLISTARRLGGIGPSPTVPDDGL; via the coding sequence ATGTACTCTGCGGGACCCCCGGCTGTCCCGGCCTCGCGCCGCGGTCGCCGACCCCCCCCCGGATGCCCCATGCAACCGCCGCGGCCCCCCGCGCCCGCCCCGGTCCCCGCCGCTCGGCCGCCGCCCCCCGCGCCCGGGCCGCGGCCCCGCGTCGCCGTGAAGATGGCCTTCCGCAAGGCCTACTCCATCAAGGATAAGCTGCAGGCCATCGAGCGCGTCAAGGGCGGCGAGCGGCAGGCCAGCGTGTGCCGCGACTTCGGCGTGCCCGGCGGCACGCTGCGCGGCTGGCTCAAGGACGAACCCAAGCTGCGCTGGTTCCTGGAGCAGCTGGGCGGCGAGGTGGGCACGCAGCGCAAGAAGATGCGGCTGGCCAACGAGGAGGAGATCGACCGCGCCGTCTACTCGTGGTTCCTGGCGCTGCGCCAGCACGGCGTGCCGCTGTCGGGGCCGCTCATCCAGGCGCAGGCCGAGGCCTTCGCGCGCCAGATCTACGGGCCCGAATGCACCTTCAAGGCCAGCCACGGCTGGTTCTGGCGCTGGCAGAAGCGCCACGGCATCTCCAGCCAGCGCATCTACGGCGAGGCCGAGCCCGCGgccgccggccccgcccctgGCCCGCCTGTCAAGCAGGAGCCGGGGCAACCCACCCGCGCCGGGCCCCTGCCCGACCGCGCTGCGAGTACTCCAGTCCCCGCCGAGGGCGGCTACGGCGACGAGCAGATCTACAACGCCAACGTCACGGGCCTCTACTGGAAGCTGCTCCCAGAGCAGGCCGCGCCCGTGGGTGCGGGGGGCTGCGGCCGCCGCTGGCGGGGCGACCGGGTGACAGTCCTGCTGGCCGCTAACCTGACCGGCAGCCACAAGCTGAAGCCGCTGGTCATCGGGCAGCTGCCAGACCCACCAAGTCTGCGCCACCACAACCAGGACAAGTTCCCTGCCTCCTACCGCTACAGCCCCGACGCCTGGCTCAGCCGCCCGCTGCTGCGAGGCTGGTTCTTCGAGGAGTTCGTCCCTGGTGTCAGGCGCTACCTGCGCCGCAGCTGCCTGCAGCAGAAGGCCGTGCTGCTGGTGGCCCACCCGCCCTGCCCCAGCTCTGATGCCAGGATGCCTGCCCTGGAGGGGAGCGAGGAGACCCGCAGGAGGTGCCGGCCCGAGCCCACCGGTCCCCCGGAGGAGCTGCAGACCCCCGACGGCGCCGTGCGGGTGCTGTTCCTGtgcaggggcagcggccgggcgCACATACCCGCCCCCCTGGAGCAGGGGGTAGTGGCCGCGTTTAAGCAGCTGTACAAGCGGGAGCTGCTGCGGCTAGCCGTGTCCTGCGCCGGGGGGTCCCCGCTGGACTTCATGCGCAGCTTCATGCTCAAGGACATGCTCTACCTGGCCGGCCTCTCCTGGGACCTGGTGCAGGCGGGCAGCATTGAGCGCTGCTGGCTGCTGGGCTTGCGGGCCGCCTTCGAGCCCCGGCCGGTGGAGGAGCGCACTGGGCAGCCTGCTGGCCAGGCCGAGGAGGCTGCAGAGCGCAGCAGGGTGCTCAGTGACCTCACGCACCTGGCAGCCCTGGCCTACAAGCGCCTGGCTCCAGAGGAGGTGGCCGAGTGGCTGCACCTGGATGATGATGGGGGGCTGCCGGACGATGGCAGAGAGGACTGGGGCCCCAGCCGACCTCCAGTGCTGGTCCCCGGGggccccctgctccccaccagcCTACCCTCGgtggcaggagaagaggaggaggaggaggccatcCCCACTGCTGGGGAGGCCGTAAGGGGTCTGGAGACGGCGCTGCGGTGGCTGGAGACCCAGGACCCCCGGGAGGTGGGGCCGCTGAAGCTGGTGCAGCTGCGCTCGCTCATCAGCACAGCCCGGAGGCTGGGGGGCATTGGGCCCTCGCCCACGGTTCCTGATGACGGGCTGTGA